AGAATTAATACATTTTGCAGAAACATTTGGTAATGATAAGATTTTTATAGATGCTGAATTTTCAAAAGAAAGCGAAAAAAAAGCCTTAGAAATATTAAAAAATTATCAAAGTTCTAATAAAAATATAGCATATATTTATGCAGGGTATAAGAGTAAAAAAATGGTTATTAATGATTGGATTGCACCTGATGATTATGATCCTACTATTAGGCCCTGGTATAAAGAAGGAGTTAAAGAACCAAAAAAAGTTTATATTGGTACTCCCTATAGGGATATTACAACAAATGAATGGCTTGTTTCTACTGGAAAAGCTTTAATTAATGATAATAATGAAATTGTTGGCGTTCTTTCAATAGATTGTTCAATAAATCAATTTAATAAACAAAAATATCAGTTATAAAACAGGCCAAACTTTTGTTACAAATCAAAATGGAATAATAATTTTACATAAAAACCTAGATTTGATTAATAATAAACTCTTTAATGATTTAAGCATATTTCCTAATAAAAATGGAATAATTAAAACTACTATTGATTCAAAAAAATATTTTATAGCATATAACAAACTTACTTCTACTGGATGGTACGTTTTTACACTAGTTGAAAGTAGTGAAGTTATGACTCCTATTATCAAAGGTGTTCTTTCTTTTTCTTCTATTTCTATAACTTTGCTAATAGCATTTGTTTTTTTACAAAGTATA
The Marinitoga litoralis DNA segment above includes these coding regions:
- a CDS encoding PDC sensor domain-containing protein, with the protein product MKTNYKIILPLSFISILLIIGIGLFFSINYYNINLNKTQDYIKSENSVVSTFIDDYFKELIHFAETFGNDKIFIDAEFSKESEKKALEILKNYQSSNKNIAYIYAGYKSKKMVINDWIAPDDYDPTIRPWYKEGVKEPKKVYIGTPYRDITTNEWLVSTGKALINDNNEIVGVLSIDCSINQFNKQKYQL